The following are encoded in a window of Dioscorea cayenensis subsp. rotundata cultivar TDr96_F1 chromosome 16, TDr96_F1_v2_PseudoChromosome.rev07_lg8_w22 25.fasta, whole genome shotgun sequence genomic DNA:
- the LOC120278749 gene encoding WRKY transcription factor WRKY51-like yields MAVDLMSFSRMDDQMAVQEAATAGIRSMELLISQLSHQTSPSDCRDMADQTVSKFKKMISVLNRTGHARFRRGPNPVQTQTQTQPPSQTKTLDFTKPSFSAPISSAASSFFSSVTGDGSVSNGRLGSALIGATPASFSAGKPPLASKKRCHGHSGAHSEAAIGKRCHCSKKRKNKVKKVIRVPAISSKVADIPSDEYSWRKYGQKPIKGSPYPRGYYKCSSVRGCPARKHVERAPDDPAMLIVTYEWEHRHSLDGALIGSQPLN; encoded by the exons ATGGCCGTCGATCTGATGAGCTTCTCCAGAATGGACGATCAGATGGCCGTTCAAGAAGCCGCCACCGCCGGGATCCGCAGCATGGAGCTTCTCATCTCCCAACTCTCCCACCAAACCTCACCGTCCGATTGCCGTGATATGGCCGATCAGACCGTCAGTAAGTTCAAGAAGATGATCTCCGTCCTGAACCGGACCGGCCACGCCAGGTTCCGCCGCGGTCCGAACCCGGTTCAAACCCAAACCCAGACCCAACCGCCGAGCCAGACCAAGACGCTGGATTTCACCAAGCCGAGCTTCAGCGCGCCGATCTCGTCGGCGGCTTCTTCGTTTTTCTCTTCCGTCACTGGCGACGGGAGTGTCTCTAACGgccggctcggctcggctctcATCGGCGCCACTCCGGCTTCCTTCTCAGCCGGGAAACCGCCGTTAGCTTCAAAGAAAAGGTGCCATGGCCATAGTGGGGCCCACTCCGAGGCTGCCATCGGAAAACGTTGCCATTGCTCCAAGAAAAG gaaaaataaggTGAAAAAGGTCATAAGGGTGCCGGCGATCAGCTCGAAGGTGGCTGATATACCGTCGGATGAGTACTCGTGGAGGAAGTATGGCCAGAAGCCGATCAAGGGATCACCGTATCCAAG GGGTTACTATAAATGCAGCAGTGTGAGAGGTTGTCCGGCGCGTAAACACGTGGAACGGGCGCCAGATGATCCGGCGATGTTGATCGTGACTTATGAGTGGGAGCATCGTCACTCGTTGGATGGGGCTCTGATTGGATCTCAGCCGTTAAATTAG
- the LOC120278571 gene encoding uncharacterized protein LOC120278571 has protein sequence MVPAYARLKNILHVEGLKANLLSISQLCDQNLVVKFTKERCVVYDEPGQCVLTGSKSLNNCYLLEKLEVCYNASCYITEIWHQKLGHLNFRNLIKITEMKVVKGVPKLTKKEDGVCGPCQLGKQSRASHKVVQDIVTIRVLELLHMDYIGPTQTESLSSKRYVFMCVYNYSSLQNLARNMGFTMNFSALKTPQQNGVVERNNHTLQETQGASSESNKLITQNCELADEELQEEQEIATQVTTPTVTTEIAQDSDRQQVIIDVATKVTIGEIISRSDKEEIDDEEDNEDSSLEPSLRIKKNHLI, from the exons ATGGTTCCTGCGTATGCAAGACTAAAAAACATTTTGCATGTAGAAGGACTGAAGGCAAATCTTCTGAGTATAAGTCAATTATGTGATCAAAATCTGGTGGTAAAATTTACTAAGGAGAGATGTGTAGTCTATGATGAACCTGGTCAGTGTGTTTTAACCGGTTCAAAATCTTTAAATAATTGCTATTTGCTAGAGAAATTGGAAGTCTGTTATAACGCATCTTGCTACATCACTGAAATTTGGCATCAGAAGCTTGGACATCTGAACTTCAGGAACCTGATAAAGATTACAGAAATGAAAGTTGTTAAGGGAGTGCCCAAGCTTACAAAAAAGGAAGATGGTGTATGTGGACCTTGTCAACTGGGAAAGCAAAGTCGTGCTTCTCACAAAGTGGTGCAAGACATTGTTACAATAAGAGTGCTTGAACTCTTACATATGGATTATATCGGACCCACACAGACAGAAAGTTTGTCAAGTAAAAGATATGTGTTTATGTGTGTCTATAACTATTCCAG TTTGCAGAATTTAGCAAGGAATATGGGATTCACCATGAATTTTTCAGCTCTaaaaactcctcaacaaaacGGAGTGGTTGAAAGGAATAATCACACTCTCCAAGAG ACTCAAGGTGCATCAAGTGAGTCAAACAAGCTTATCACTCAGAATTGTGAATTAGCAGATGAAGAGCTACAGGAAGAACAAGAAATTGCAACACAGGTTACAACACCAACTGTAACAACAGAAATTGCTCAGGATTCAGACAGACAGCAAGTTATAATTGATGTTGCAACTAAAGTTACAATAGGTGAAATCATCTCAAGATCagataaagaagaaattgacgatgaagaagataatgaagacagCAGTCTTGAACCATCCttaagaataaagaagaatcatCTTATTTAG
- the LOC120278570 gene encoding uncharacterized protein LOC120278570, which yields MDEQLTSLSDLIAQQDAKIDLMNASVQQHSVAFDMIPQSLASQQSVMADMMLKLAKLERPPPQPPLLPLPPPTPSPPISVATPTTPSPPTVSQSSTFNRLPKLEIPFFSGKDVLGWLFQANQFFTFHQVPTDQRITMAAFYMTGTALHWFQWMSMTNQLSTWELFTRRMELRFGPSAFVNHEAQLYKLRQQSSIVKYLADFECLSSRVPGLSQANLLNCFLSGLRPDIQRELYMLRPTDLHDAIGLAKLVEDKCNDARLAASQGRFPLSRPPPAPHLPPPNNTRPASLPIKRLTPSEMATRREKGLCFNCDAKFVPGHKCNPPQFLCLMVDLSEDSPVLLSPPTHTEAYIPPLNDPPILPTDLETDPSPSISLHALTGQLVPSTLKLSGFLNGQKIVILIDGGSTNNFIQSQLARHLGLPIQPSPQLRVTVGNGDSVDCAGTCHQVSLQLGEASFSVDLILLPIYGADIVLGVQWLSDLGPVLFDYRHLWMEFIHHGTTIRLNGLTPLQLSYISPSALTKHSLTSSAAQFWSLAVEKPDLPLHPTFGVSAPASFLSSLQHLLTSYADIFASPTTLPPPRSFDHRIPLLPHTPPINVKPYRYPHSQKGELERLVADMIADGLIQPSTSPYSAPVLLVKKRDGTWRFCVDYRALNAVTIKDRFPIPTVDELFDELSGACVFSKLDLRAGYHQIRIYPPDIQKTAFRTHEGHYEFRVMPFGLSNAPSTFQALMNSVFKTVLRRFVLVFFDDILIYSHDWTAHLAHLRQVFSLLRLHHLFVKKEKCDFGRLELDYLGHHISGHGVAVDQSKISIIRDWPIPKSLRNLRSFLGLTGYYRRFVHKYATLANPLTILLRKDAFHWTEAATSAFTKLKHAMTTTSQSIRIIKAFAL from the coding sequence ATGGATGAACAACTCACCTCCTTATCCGACCTGATCGCCCAACAGGACGCCAAGATCGACCTTATGAACGCCTCCGTCCAACAACATTCTGTCGCTTTCGACATGATCCCGCAATCCCTTGCCTCCCAACAGTCCGTTATGGCGGACATGATGCTCAAATTGGCTAAACTTGAGCGTCCTCCCCCTCAACCACCCCTGCTACCCTTACCGCCACCTACTCCATCCCCACCGATTTCCGTGGCCACCCCCACCACACCATCGCCACCCACAGTTTCCCAGTCCTCTACCTTCAATCGCCTTCCTAAACTTGAAATACCCTTCTTCTCTGGGAAAGATGTGCTTGGTTGGTTGTTCCAAGCTAATCAGTTCTTCACTTTTCACCAAGTGCCAACCGATCAGCGGATCACCATGGCAGCCTTTTATATGACCGGCACAGCCTTACATTGGTTTCAGTGGATGTCCATGACCAACCAACTCTCCACCTGGGAACTTTTCACCCGCCGCATGGAGCTTCGTTTCGGGCCATCTGCCTTTGTGAACCACGAGGCCCAGCTATACAAACTTCGCCAGCAGTCCTCTATTGTGAAATACCTCGCCGACTTTGAGTGTTTGTCATCGCGCGTCCCTGGGCTCAGTCAAGCAAACCTACTCAACTGTTTCCTTTCTGGGCTTCGTCCGGACATTCAACGGGAACTTTATATGTTACGACCGACTGACCTCCACGATGCAATTGGCTTGGCCAAGCTCGTCGAAGACAAGTGCAATGATGCACGGCTTGCTGCTTCCCAAGGTCGTTTTCCATTGTCCCGGCCACCTCCGGCACCCCATCTTCCTCCACCCAACAACACTCGTCCTGCTTCCCTGCCCATCAAACGCTTGACGCCCTCTGAAATGGCGACCCGTCGTGAAAAAGGACTTTGTTTCAACTGCGACGCCAAGTTTGTTCCGGGCCACAAGTGCAATCCTCCACAATTTTTGTGCCTGATGGTTGACCTTTCCGAAGATTCCCCAGTTCTGCTCTCTCCACCCACCCACACTGAAGCTTATATCCCTCCTCTTAACGACCCACCCATTCTTCCTACGGACCTGGAGACCGATCCCAGTCCATCCATCTCTCTTCATGCCCTTACAGGGCAACTCGTTCCGTCCACTTTAAAACTCTCCGGCTTCCTCAATGGTCAGAAGATTGTTATCCTCATCGATGGGGGCTCCACCAATAATTTTATCCAATCCCAGCTCGCTCGTCACCTCGGCCTTCCCATTCAACCTTCCCCACAACTACGCGTCACTGTTGGCAATGGTGACTCTGTTGACTGTGCTGGTACTTGCCACCAAGTTTCTCTACAACTCGGTGAAGCCTCTTTCTCTGTTGACTTAATCCTCTTACCTATATATGGTGCTGACATCGTACTGGGCGTTCAGTGGCTATCGGATTTAGGTCCGGTCTTATTTGACTACCGGCACCTTTGGATGGAATTCATCCATCATGGCACGACCATTAGACTCAACGGTCTGACTCCACTACAACTATCCTACATCAGCCCCTCTGCACTCACTAAACATTCCCTAACTTCTTCCGCTGCCCAGTTTTGGTCTTTAGCAGTTGAAAAACCTGACCTACCTCTTCATCCCACTTTCGGGGTCTCAGCTCCTGCATCCTTTCTATCTTCCCTGCAACACCTTCTTACCTCCTACGCAGACATATTTGCATCACCGACCACTCTTCCTCCACCTCGCAGTTTTGACCACCGTATCCCTCTCTTGCCTCACACCCCACCAATCAATGTCAAACCTTATCGTTATCCTCACTCTCAGAAGGGCGAACTTGAACGCTTGGTCGCTGACATGATCGCGGATGGTCTCATACAACCCAGTACGAGCCCATATTCGGCACCAGTCTTACTTGTTAAAAAGCGCGATGGCACTTGGCGTTTTTGCGTCGATTACCGCGCCCTCAACGCAGTCACCATCAAAGATAGATTCCCTATTCCCACTGTCGACGAACTCTTTGATGAACTCTCTGGCGCTTGTGTTTTCTCCAAACTTGACTTACGCGCCGGTTACCACCAAATTCGCATTTATCCTCCTGATATTCAGAAAACGGCATTCCGCACTCATGAGGGGCATTACGAGTTCCGGGTTATGCCGTTCGGCCTATCTAACGCTCCCTCCACCTTTCAAGCTTTAATGAACTCCGTGTTCAAAACGGTCCTCCGCCGCTTCGTCCTGGTCTTCTTCGACGACATACTCATCTACAGCCACGACTGGACTGCTCATTTGGCTCATCTCCGTCAAGTGTTCTCCCTACTCCGCTTGCATCACTTATTcgtcaagaaagaaaaatgtgatTTCGGGAGACTCGAGCTTGACTATCTGGGTCACCACATCTCGGGTCATGGAGTAGCTGTTGACCAGTCCAAGATCTCCATCATTCGTGATTGGCCTATCCCTAAATCCCTTCGAAATCTGCGCAGCTTTCTGGGTCTCACTGGATACTATAGGCGTTTTGTCCACAAGTACGCCACCTTGGCCAATCCCTTGACCATCTTATTACGCAAGGATGCCTTTCATTGGACTGAAGCTGCCACATCTGCCTTCACTAAACTCAAACATGCCATGACCACCACTTCACAGTCCATACGGATCATCAAAGCCTTCGCACTATGA